A genomic window from Diospyros lotus cultivar Yz01 chromosome 2, ASM1463336v1, whole genome shotgun sequence includes:
- the LOC127794037 gene encoding protein ANTAGONIST OF LIKE HETEROCHROMATIN PROTEIN 1 isoform X2, which yields MAAGGASRNAAANSATKQRTKRRRNPLPDHHHPHDLSQLIPLAASAAAAAHSFLTQHDLHLLPSQTLAIESLISSASLSLSTLFSLLNKPRPPLPLPPAPASAPPCWFHRFLSATGATDYDARWAEAFRMSKASFTLLLRLLTPSLGCLSPIPPNYALGAALFRLVHAASYKAVARRFMLDSATACRAFYMVCKAITDKLGNLFEFRTDINRIVVGFGWISLPNCCGVLGLDQFQIEGEALGGNGALLVQALVDSEGRFLDVSAGWPSSMKPEAILHQSKLFSGIEESRELLNGPAFELSAGNSIPQYILGDYCFPLLPWLLTPYAKSDSDNVWNSSEMAFNSVHSRGMELVGMAFGQLRGRWKLLSKRWKEQCLESFPFVIVTCCLLHNFLIKCSEALPEENLEYLGDHQLPSFEGEADENGKRIRDVLAAHLNRVSQRT from the coding sequence ATGGCCGCCGGCGGAGCCAGCAGGAACGCCGCGGCCAACTCGGCCACTAAGCAGAGAACCAAACGCCGGAGAAATCCCCTTCCCGACCACCATCACCCCCACGACCTCTCTCAACTCATACCCCTCGccgcctccgccgccgccgccgcccacTCCTTCCTCACACAACACGACCTCCACCTCCTTCCCTCTCAAACCCTAGCCATCGAATCTTTAATCTCCTCcgcctccctctctctctcaaccctcttctctctcctcaATAAACCTCGGCCGCCGCTACCTCTGCCTCCCGCTCCCGCATCCGCACCGCCCTGCTGGTTCCATCGCTTCCTCTCCGCCACCGGCGCCACTGACTACGATGCCCGATGGGCCGAAGCGTTTCGAATGTCGAAAGCTTCGTTCACGCTCCTTCTCAGACTCCTCACCCCCTCGCTCGGCTGCCTCTCGCCGATTCCGCCGAACTACGCGCTCGGTGCCGCCCTTTTCCGGCTGGTCCACGCCGCCTCGTACAAGGCCGTCGCCCGCCGCTTCATGCTTGACTCGGCCACCGCCTGCCGCGCATTTTACATGGTATGCAAGGCGATCACTGataaattgggtaatttatTCGAGTTTAGAACCGATATCAACCGAATTGTGGTAGGATTTGGGTGGATTTCGCTTCCCAATTGTTGTGGCGTTTTAGGGCTTGACCAATTTCAAATTGAAGGTGAGGCTTTGGGGGGAAATGGAGCTTTGTTGGTTCAGGCATTGGTGGATTCAGAGGGAAGGTTCTTAGACGTGTCAGCCGGTTGGCCAAGTTCAATGAAACCCGAAGCAATCCTCCACCAATCGAAACTGTTTTCGGGCATTGAGGAATCCAGGGAGTTGTTGAATGGGCCAGCTTTTGAGCTCAGTGCTGGCAATTCAATCCCCCAATACATTTTGGGGGACTATTGTTTCCCTCTCTTGCCATGGTTGCTTACTCCTTATGCTAAATCAGATAGTGATAATGTGTGGAATTCCTCAGAAATGGCATTCAATTCTGTTCATAGCCGCGGAATGGAGCTGGTTGGGATGGCATTTGGGCAACTTAGGGGGAGATGGAAGCTCCTATCAAAGAGGTGGAAGGAGCAATGCCTTGAGTCTTTCCCTTTTGTCATTGTGACATGTTGTTTGCTGCACAATTTCCTTATCAAGTGTAGCGAGGCGCTGCCTGAGGAGAATTTGGAATACTTGGGGGACCATCAACTTCCCTCGTTTGAAGGAGAGGCGGATGAGAATGGGAAGAGGATTAGGGATGTGCTTGCTGCACACTTGAACCGAGTAAGTCAAAGAACATAA
- the LOC127794037 gene encoding protein ANTAGONIST OF LIKE HETEROCHROMATIN PROTEIN 1 isoform X1, giving the protein MAAGGASRNAAANSATKQRTKRRRNPLPDHHHPHDLSQLIPLAASAAAAAHSFLTQHDLHLLPSQTLAIESLISSASLSLSTLFSLLNKPRPPLPLPPAPASAPPCWFHRFLSATGATDYDARWAEAFRMSKASFTLLLRLLTPSLGCLSPIPPNYALGAALFRLVHAASYKAVARRFMLDSATACRAFYMVCKAITDKLGNLFEFRTDINRIVVGFGWISLPNCCGVLGLDQFQIEGEALGGNGALLVQALVDSEGRFLDVSAGWPSSMKPEAILHQSKLFSGIEESRELLNGPAFELSAGNSIPQYILGDYCFPLLPWLLTPYAKSDSDNVWNSSEMAFNSVHSRGMELVGMAFGQLRGRWKLLSKRWKEQCLESFPFVIVTCCLLHNFLIKCSEALPEENLEYLGDHQLPSFEGEADENGKRIRDVLAAHLNRNWEPLTC; this is encoded by the exons ATGGCCGCCGGCGGAGCCAGCAGGAACGCCGCGGCCAACTCGGCCACTAAGCAGAGAACCAAACGCCGGAGAAATCCCCTTCCCGACCACCATCACCCCCACGACCTCTCTCAACTCATACCCCTCGccgcctccgccgccgccgccgcccacTCCTTCCTCACACAACACGACCTCCACCTCCTTCCCTCTCAAACCCTAGCCATCGAATCTTTAATCTCCTCcgcctccctctctctctcaaccctcttctctctcctcaATAAACCTCGGCCGCCGCTACCTCTGCCTCCCGCTCCCGCATCCGCACCGCCCTGCTGGTTCCATCGCTTCCTCTCCGCCACCGGCGCCACTGACTACGATGCCCGATGGGCCGAAGCGTTTCGAATGTCGAAAGCTTCGTTCACGCTCCTTCTCAGACTCCTCACCCCCTCGCTCGGCTGCCTCTCGCCGATTCCGCCGAACTACGCGCTCGGTGCCGCCCTTTTCCGGCTGGTCCACGCCGCCTCGTACAAGGCCGTCGCCCGCCGCTTCATGCTTGACTCGGCCACCGCCTGCCGCGCATTTTACATGGTATGCAAGGCGATCACTGataaattgggtaatttatTCGAGTTTAGAACCGATATCAACCGAATTGTGGTAGGATTTGGGTGGATTTCGCTTCCCAATTGTTGTGGCGTTTTAGGGCTTGACCAATTTCAAATTGAAGGTGAGGCTTTGGGGGGAAATGGAGCTTTGTTGGTTCAGGCATTGGTGGATTCAGAGGGAAGGTTCTTAGACGTGTCAGCCGGTTGGCCAAGTTCAATGAAACCCGAAGCAATCCTCCACCAATCGAAACTGTTTTCGGGCATTGAGGAATCCAGGGAGTTGTTGAATGGGCCAGCTTTTGAGCTCAGTGCTGGCAATTCAATCCCCCAATACATTTTGGGGGACTATTGTTTCCCTCTCTTGCCATGGTTGCTTACTCCTTATGCTAAATCAGATAGTGATAATGTGTGGAATTCCTCAGAAATGGCATTCAATTCTGTTCATAGCCGCGGAATGGAGCTGGTTGGGATGGCATTTGGGCAACTTAGGGGGAGATGGAAGCTCCTATCAAAGAGGTGGAAGGAGCAATGCCTTGAGTCTTTCCCTTTTGTCATTGTGACATGTTGTTTGCTGCACAATTTCCTTATCAAGTGTAGCGAGGCGCTGCCTGAGGAGAATTTGGAATACTTGGGGGACCATCAACTTCCCTCGTTTGAAGGAGAGGCGGATGAGAATGGGAAGAGGATTAGGGATGTGCTTGCTGCACACTTGAACCGA AACTGGGAGCCACTCACATGCTGA